The following proteins are encoded in a genomic region of Gammaproteobacteria bacterium:
- a CDS encoding prepilin-type N-terminal cleavage/methylation domain-containing protein, which yields MKGFSLIEVLIVLFLFSCLIINYAQHKFRIKISLQQSYYKHLALQQILSLQERLKVNEDVSHRLHEINEWQQENGHILPQGRGAVHWQFGKPAIATCWKYGSYQCVTFPASDNKS from the coding sequence GTGAAAGGGTTTTCATTAATAGAGGTTTTGATTGTGCTCTTCTTGTTTTCTTGCCTGATCATAAATTATGCACAACATAAATTCAGAATTAAAATCTCGCTGCAGCAATCCTATTACAAACATCTCGCCTTACAACAGATACTCTCATTACAAGAGCGATTAAAGGTAAATGAAGATGTTTCTCATCGGCTTCACGAAATTAATGAATGGCAGCAAGAAAATGGGCATATCTTACCCCAAGGGAGAGGGGCGGTGCATTGGCAATTCGGAAAACCGGCTATCGCTACCTGTTGGAAATACGGATCCTATCAGTGCGTAACATTTCCTGCTTCAGACAACAAAAGTTAA
- the argF gene encoding ornithine carbamoyltransferase: MKLQSKHLLTGGELDNKELIYLLELANELKTNRYSYSTVLHQKHLALMFDKHSLRTRISFTLAMRELGGDIVESQNNNRKQEEPEDQMRVLQGYCDAVMIRTHADETINRMQTVASVPLINGLSNFYHPCQALADLMTLQEKFHQLKGLKIAFVGDGNNVLHSLLLMAPKLGVEVHYSCPVNYGPDPEILQEAHKNVGRGSITSFNNPMSAVKNCHAVYTDVWTSMGFEERNIESFEGFQVDEVLMAHAEPEALFMHCMPMNRGQEVSLTLPDQPCSVIFQQSENRLHVQKALLYQLLY, translated from the coding sequence ATGAAATTGCAATCAAAGCATTTACTAACGGGAGGGGAATTAGATAACAAGGAGTTAATTTATCTTTTGGAATTAGCGAATGAGCTCAAAACTAATCGTTATTCCTATTCGACGGTATTACATCAAAAGCATTTGGCATTGATGTTTGATAAACACTCGTTACGCACACGTATTAGTTTTACCCTGGCTATGCGGGAGTTAGGGGGAGATATCGTCGAAAGCCAAAATAACAATCGTAAGCAAGAGGAACCTGAAGACCAAATGCGGGTATTACAAGGTTATTGTGATGCCGTAATGATTAGAACTCATGCTGACGAGACAATAAATAGAATGCAGACAGTGGCCAGTGTCCCCTTGATTAACGGTCTTTCGAATTTTTATCATCCCTGCCAAGCTTTAGCCGACTTAATGACTTTACAAGAAAAATTTCATCAATTAAAAGGGCTCAAGATTGCTTTCGTGGGTGATGGCAATAATGTTTTGCATAGTTTATTACTCATGGCGCCAAAGTTAGGTGTAGAAGTCCACTATAGCTGCCCAGTGAATTATGGACCTGATCCTGAGATTTTGCAGGAGGCACACAAAAACGTGGGCAGGGGATCAATTACGTCTTTCAACAATCCTATGAGTGCCGTTAAAAATTGTCATGCGGTATATACTGATGTTTGGACGAGCATGGGGTTTGAAGAACGTAATATTGAGAGTTTTGAGGGATTCCAGGTGGATGAAGTGTTAATGGCTCACGCAGAGCCTGAGGCCCTTTTTATGCATTGTATGCCGATGAATCGTGGCCAAGAGGTGAGTTTAACCTTGCCGGATCAACCTTGTTCCGTGATATTCCAGCAAAGCGAAAATCGCTTACATGTACAAAAAGCACTCCTTTATCAATTACTTTATTAA
- a CDS encoding argininosuccinate synthase, with protein MNKIVLAYSGGLDTSIAIKWLKEKYHYDVIAVSIDVGENKDWLAIKQKAYDIGAVQCHVIDAKQIFAEQFLGLALQNNALYEGVYPLISALSRPLIAKILVDIAHQEQAVAVAHGCTGKGNDQVRFDVSISVLDPTLKIIAPVREAPLAREEAILYAKKHNIPLPIDLENPFSIDQNLWGRSCECGVLEDPWCEPPEAAFEWTKPIEAITTAPTEITLDFVKGLPVALNNERLPLHQLIAKLNILAGEQGVGRIDHIENRLIGIKSREVYEAPAAMTLIKAHQALEALTLPREVMHFKPFIEQKMTNLIYEGLWYSPLRAALVAFTEQTQSTVTGTVRLKLSKGNINVVGRKSDHSLYNLALATYAAEDAFDHQAALGFIKLWGLPLQVFSQVNSKLLSKPILEEER; from the coding sequence ATGAATAAAATAGTACTGGCTTATTCGGGTGGGTTAGACACCTCTATTGCCATCAAGTGGCTAAAAGAAAAATACCATTACGACGTTATAGCGGTCAGTATAGATGTGGGAGAAAATAAGGATTGGTTGGCTATTAAACAGAAAGCCTATGACATTGGAGCAGTTCAATGTCACGTTATTGATGCTAAACAAATATTTGCAGAGCAATTTCTTGGACTCGCTCTACAAAATAATGCTTTATACGAAGGGGTCTATCCTCTTATATCGGCTTTATCGCGACCTTTGATTGCAAAAATATTGGTAGACATTGCTCACCAGGAACAAGCTGTCGCTGTGGCGCATGGTTGTACTGGAAAAGGGAATGATCAAGTTCGCTTTGACGTTTCTATCTCTGTATTAGACCCAACACTGAAAATAATCGCGCCTGTTAGGGAGGCGCCTCTCGCCAGAGAAGAAGCTATCCTCTATGCAAAAAAGCATAATATACCCCTGCCCATTGATTTAGAAAATCCATTCAGTATTGATCAAAATCTGTGGGGGCGAAGTTGTGAATGCGGTGTGTTGGAAGACCCATGGTGCGAGCCTCCTGAGGCTGCTTTTGAATGGACGAAACCAATTGAGGCAATAACGACGGCACCGACTGAAATTACGCTGGATTTTGTCAAAGGTTTACCCGTCGCGTTGAATAATGAGCGACTCCCTTTGCATCAATTAATTGCCAAGCTAAATATTCTGGCCGGTGAGCAAGGAGTGGGTCGAATTGATCATATAGAAAATCGTTTAATTGGGATTAAGTCGCGAGAGGTCTATGAAGCCCCAGCTGCAATGACGTTAATAAAAGCACACCAAGCTTTAGAAGCGTTGACGCTGCCGCGTGAGGTTATGCATTTTAAACCATTCATAGAACAAAAAATGACAAATTTAATCTATGAAGGTCTCTGGTATTCCCCTTTAAGAGCGGCGTTAGTCGCATTTACGGAACAGACCCAGTCAACCGTTACTGGAACCGTGCGACTTAAACTGAGTAAGGGCAACATTAATGTGGTGGGTCGAAAATCTGACCACTCTTTATATAATTTAGCCTTGGCGACGTATGCTGCAGAGGATGCTTTTGATCATCAAGCAGCGCTTGGCTTTATTAAATTGTGGGGTTTACCCTTGCAAGTTTTTTCACAAGTGAATAGTAAATTATTGAGCAAACCTATCTTGGAGGAAGAGCGGTGA
- the argH gene encoding argininosuccinate lyase encodes MKLWGGRFGKPTDKIMEEFGASIHFDHILWREDILGSLAHVKALRHANVLSAEEALLLCDSLSRIEHKIKTENVNFTTQDEDIHMNIERQLSNDIGELAGKVHTGRSRNDQVALDMRLYMRKQILICIENSSALQQQLIHLAKQHMDIIFPGYTHLQRAQPIRLAHHWLAYAWMLDRDITRLKHNFSSTNILPLGAGAVAGTSFPTDQEFLARELKFDAIYLNSMDAVSDRDYLVEFLSSASLIMMHLSKLCEELIVWSSQEFSFIELDDAFCTGSSMMPQKKNPDAAELIRGKTGRVYGSLISMLTVLKGLPLAYNKDLQEDKEGVFDTVKTVNDCLIIMKGMMASLKINREHIDQSLQAGFLSATELANYLVKKGMPFRQAHERVGSLVKYCLQKEITFTELDLNIFKEFSVLFEEDIIPLLSAANVVELQTTLCGTAKASVMHQIATVEKHLEETHLWMSEKR; translated from the coding sequence GTGAAACTGTGGGGTGGAAGATTTGGGAAACCAACCGATAAGATAATGGAAGAATTTGGTGCATCAATTCATTTTGACCATATTCTTTGGCGCGAAGATATCTTGGGAAGTCTTGCGCATGTCAAAGCGCTGCGCCATGCCAATGTGCTCTCTGCAGAAGAGGCTTTGCTGCTATGCGACAGTTTATCTAGAATTGAACATAAAATAAAAACTGAAAACGTTAATTTCACTACCCAAGATGAAGATATTCATATGAATATTGAACGGCAATTATCCAATGACATAGGCGAATTAGCTGGCAAAGTACACACGGGCCGTAGCCGAAATGATCAGGTCGCTTTAGATATGCGGCTTTATATGCGCAAACAAATTTTGATTTGTATTGAAAATAGCAGTGCATTACAGCAACAATTAATTCATTTAGCTAAGCAACATATGGATATTATTTTTCCGGGCTATACCCACCTTCAGCGAGCTCAACCTATTCGTCTGGCGCATCATTGGCTGGCGTATGCTTGGATGTTAGATCGAGATATCACTCGTCTTAAGCATAATTTTTCGAGTACTAATATACTGCCACTGGGCGCTGGGGCGGTGGCTGGCACGAGTTTTCCCACCGATCAAGAATTTTTAGCTAGGGAGCTGAAGTTCGATGCCATTTATCTCAATAGTATGGATGCCGTTAGTGACCGCGATTACTTGGTGGAATTTCTTTCTTCTGCTTCGTTGATCATGATGCATTTATCAAAGCTTTGCGAAGAGTTGATCGTCTGGTCTTCTCAGGAATTTTCATTCATTGAATTAGACGATGCATTTTGTACCGGTAGTAGCATGATGCCGCAAAAGAAAAACCCTGATGCTGCCGAACTGATTCGTGGGAAAACCGGCAGGGTCTATGGTTCATTGATATCAATGCTTACCGTTTTAAAAGGCTTGCCCCTTGCCTACAACAAGGATTTACAGGAAGACAAGGAAGGCGTGTTTGACACTGTCAAGACAGTGAATGATTGCCTCATCATCATGAAAGGCATGATGGCTTCTCTAAAAATTAATCGCGAGCACATTGACCAGAGTTTGCAGGCAGGATTTTTGTCTGCCACGGAATTAGCAAATTATTTGGTAAAAAAAGGAATGCCATTCAGGCAGGCCCATGAACGAGTGGGTAGTTTGGTCAAGTATTGTCTGCAAAAAGAAATCACTTTTACTGAGCTCGATTTAAATATCTTTAAAGAATTTTCAGTGTTATTTGAAGAAGACATTATTCCGCTCTTGTCAGCAGCTAATGTGGTTGAGCTGCAAACCACTTTGTGTGGCACGGCCAAAGCTTCTGTCATGCACCAAATTGCTACAGTGGAAAAACATTTAGAGGAAACCCATCTCTGGATGAGCGAAAAGCGCTGA
- the map gene encoding type I methionyl aminopeptidase translates to MTISIKSSEEITKMRTAGRLAAEVLEIIAPHVQAGMTTGELDAICHDHIVNHQQAIPAALNYNGFPKSVCTSVNHVVCHGIPGDKKLKDGDIINVDVAVIKDDYFGDTSQMFFVGQPSILSKRLVNITQECLYLGIRMVKPGIRLGDIGAAIQKHAESQRFSVVREYCGHGIGAAFHEDPQVLHYGKAGTGITLQPGMTFTIEPMINAGGRHIKLLPDGWTVITKDRKLSAQWEHTILVTNEGYDVLTLRQGEII, encoded by the coding sequence ATGACTATTAGCATCAAATCCTCAGAAGAAATCACTAAAATGCGAACCGCTGGCCGTTTAGCCGCTGAAGTGCTCGAAATTATTGCACCCCACGTGCAGGCCGGGATGACAACGGGTGAATTAGATGCCATTTGTCATGACCATATAGTGAATCACCAGCAGGCTATACCGGCTGCGCTTAATTACAATGGTTTTCCAAAGTCGGTCTGCACCTCTGTAAACCATGTGGTTTGTCATGGCATTCCCGGCGACAAAAAACTCAAAGATGGTGATATCATAAATGTCGATGTTGCGGTAATTAAAGACGATTATTTTGGCGATACCAGCCAAATGTTCTTTGTGGGCCAGCCCTCTATCCTCTCTAAACGGCTGGTGAATATCACCCAAGAGTGTCTTTATCTGGGCATCCGCATGGTTAAACCCGGAATTCGTCTCGGTGATATTGGAGCCGCCATCCAAAAACATGCTGAATCACAGCGCTTTTCAGTAGTAAGAGAATATTGTGGCCATGGTATAGGCGCAGCCTTTCATGAAGATCCTCAAGTGCTTCATTACGGGAAGGCGGGCACAGGCATAACCTTACAGCCTGGTATGACTTTCACCATCGAACCTATGATCAACGCGGGGGGACGCCACATCAAATTATTACCCGATGGCTGGACCGTGATTACCAAGGATCGAAAACTGTCGGCTCAGTGGGAACATACCATTCTCGTGACAAATGAGGGCTATGATGTTTTAACCCTCCGTCAAGGCGAAATAATTTAA
- the rpsB gene encoding 30S ribosomal protein S2 — MRQMLEAGVHFGHRKRDWNPKMSEFIFGIHYQVHIINLELTLPLFRDALNFVSHLAAKKGKIMFVGTKQAAGEIIKEEATRCGMPYVNHRWLGGMLTNYKTIRQSIKRLKDLEATFESGGFEGLTKKEKLNLTREKEKLDRSLGGIKDMGTLPDALFIIDVGHEKIAIDEAVKLGIPVIGIVDTNNSPERIDYLIPGNDDSIRAIQLYTQSIADVILEARSSHAIEEMDKGEPEGEKAKTDEKGKRKVVTKKAPPPVVKKAKEDNENLEADSDNQSKPKKVASPKASDKKPADKREPKSNVSESSEAERSGAAVEE, encoded by the coding sequence ATGCGTCAGATGCTTGAAGCTGGCGTGCATTTTGGACATCGAAAAAGAGATTGGAACCCTAAGATGTCTGAATTTATCTTCGGTATTCACTACCAAGTGCATATCATTAATTTAGAATTAACCTTACCCTTATTCCGAGATGCCCTCAATTTCGTTTCACATTTAGCGGCTAAAAAAGGCAAGATTATGTTCGTGGGAACAAAGCAAGCTGCCGGAGAAATCATCAAAGAAGAAGCAACGCGTTGTGGCATGCCTTATGTCAACCATCGTTGGCTTGGTGGAATGTTGACGAACTATAAAACCATTCGTCAGTCAATTAAACGCTTAAAAGATCTGGAAGCTACTTTTGAAAGTGGTGGTTTTGAAGGCCTCACCAAGAAAGAAAAATTGAACTTAACGCGTGAAAAAGAAAAATTAGACAGAAGCTTGGGCGGTATTAAAGATATGGGCACCTTACCAGATGCCTTATTTATTATTGATGTGGGCCACGAAAAAATTGCTATTGACGAAGCGGTGAAGCTGGGTATTCCAGTAATCGGTATTGTTGATACCAATAACAGTCCAGAACGCATCGATTACCTTATCCCTGGAAATGATGACTCTATTCGTGCAATTCAGCTTTATACTCAATCAATTGCTGATGTCATTTTAGAAGCTCGTTCATCACATGCTATCGAAGAGATGGATAAAGGTGAACCTGAGGGTGAAAAAGCGAAGACGGATGAAAAAGGCAAACGAAAAGTTGTCACTAAAAAAGCACCTCCACCTGTTGTTAAGAAAGCAAAAGAAGATAATGAAAATTTAGAAGCGGACTCTGACAACCAATCGAAACCCAAAAAAGTAGCTTCTCCTAAAGCAAGCGATAAAAAACCTGCTGATAAAAGAGAGCCAAAATCTAATGTCTCTGAATCTTCTGAAGCAGAGAGATCAGGTGCGGCTGTAGAGGAGTAA
- a CDS encoding elongation factor Ts, with protein sequence MIVSADQVKLLRERSGSGMMECKKALVEANGDIDTAFEYLRKKGSAQADKKASNIAAEGRMIIKISPDYKHAAMVEINSQTDFVAKDDSFKEFAEGVAMCALAAGVSDVSAIAELKFNDSETIEEKRRSLVGRLGENIQIRRAHIMHSEGTIGSYLHSDRIGVLVQLSTDNKELGKDLAMHIAASCPRAISPSDIPQSVIEKEREIFTAQAQASGKPNDIIEKMVEGRIKKFTSEECLLGQPFVKDPSRTIDALLTSENAKVLSFVRFEVGEGIEKKVENFADEVMAQVRGSK encoded by the coding sequence ATGATAGTTTCTGCAGATCAGGTTAAATTACTTAGAGAACGTTCAGGTTCCGGAATGATGGAATGCAAAAAAGCGTTGGTTGAAGCCAATGGCGATATCGATACAGCCTTTGAATATCTACGCAAAAAAGGCAGCGCCCAAGCCGATAAAAAAGCCAGTAATATTGCAGCTGAAGGTCGCATGATTATTAAAATATCCCCTGATTATAAACATGCAGCTATGGTAGAAATTAATTCACAAACCGACTTTGTTGCTAAAGATGATAGCTTTAAAGAATTTGCAGAAGGGGTAGCGATGTGCGCTCTGGCAGCCGGTGTTTCCGATGTAAGCGCTATTGCAGAACTGAAGTTTAATGACTCTGAAACAATTGAAGAAAAACGCCGTTCATTAGTGGGCAGATTAGGTGAGAATATTCAAATCCGCCGCGCCCATATCATGCATTCTGAGGGAACTATTGGATCTTACTTACACAGCGACAGAATCGGAGTGTTAGTCCAGTTGTCTACCGATAATAAGGAATTGGGTAAAGATTTAGCCATGCACATTGCGGCGAGTTGTCCGCGCGCTATCTCCCCCAGTGATATTCCTCAATCTGTTATCGAAAAAGAACGCGAAATTTTTACCGCTCAAGCACAAGCTAGCGGCAAGCCTAACGATATCATTGAAAAAATGGTAGAAGGTCGGATTAAGAAATTTACCAGTGAAGAATGTTTACTAGGCCAGCCCTTTGTGAAGGATCCTTCGCGCACTATTGATGCACTGTTAACCAGTGAAAATGCAAAAGTTCTTTCATTCGTACGTTTTGAAGTAGGTGAAGGGATAGAGAAAAAAGTTGAAAACTTTGCCGATGAAGTTATGGCTCAAGTGCGTGGGAGCAAATAA
- the pyrH gene encoding UMP kinase, with protein sequence MPNSQPLYRRILLKLSGEALMGKSDFGIDPTVLDRLANEVSEVVQLGVQVGLVIGGGNLFRGAALTKSGLGRVSADYMGMLGTLMNSLALRDAFERANLPTRILSAIPMSGIVDHYDRRKAIHHLQKGRVVIFAGGTGNPLVTTDSAASLRGIEIEADILLKATNVDGVYTADPAKDKTATRYSHLTYKEVLEKELAVMDLAAFCQCRDHDLPVRVFDIRQEGSLMNVIMGEGEGTLVDRGDKHD encoded by the coding sequence ATGCCGAATAGTCAGCCACTCTATCGGAGGATCTTACTCAAGTTAAGTGGTGAAGCCCTCATGGGTAAGAGCGACTTTGGTATTGATCCCACCGTATTAGATCGTCTAGCGAATGAAGTGTCTGAAGTAGTCCAGTTAGGAGTACAAGTGGGCTTAGTCATTGGAGGTGGCAATCTATTTCGAGGAGCTGCGCTAACTAAATCCGGCTTAGGACGAGTTTCTGCTGACTATATGGGCATGCTTGGCACATTGATGAATTCATTAGCATTGAGAGATGCTTTTGAAAGAGCAAATCTGCCTACGCGTATTTTATCAGCTATTCCTATGAGTGGTATTGTAGATCACTACGATAGAAGGAAGGCGATTCATCATTTGCAAAAAGGCCGCGTAGTCATTTTTGCCGGAGGCACGGGAAACCCATTAGTGACGACAGATTCTGCAGCAAGCCTACGCGGTATTGAAATTGAGGCAGATATTTTATTGAAAGCCACCAATGTAGATGGTGTTTACACTGCCGACCCTGCTAAAGATAAGACGGCTACACGTTACTCACATTTAACGTACAAAGAAGTCTTAGAGAAAGAATTAGCGGTGATGGATTTGGCAGCATTTTGCCAGTGTCGGGATCATGATTTACCCGTCCGAGTTTTTGATATTCGTCAAGAAGGATCCTTAATGAATGTGATAATGGGAGAAGGAGAAGGAACACTGGTTGATAGAGGAGATAAACATGATTAA
- the frr gene encoding ribosome recycling factor, with translation MINEVTQDADKRMAKSIDALKHDLTKLRTGRAHPSLLEHIKVSYYGSETPLSQVANIAIENSRTLAVTTWEKDMIGVVEKAIRTSDLGLNPATAGTVIRVPLPPLNEERRRDLVKVIRELAEEARVAIRNIRRDANQMLKDLLKEKAITEDDERRGEVLIQKITDKHVGDIDKIIASKEADLMAI, from the coding sequence ATGATTAATGAAGTCACCCAAGATGCTGATAAGAGAATGGCAAAGAGTATTGATGCTCTGAAACATGATTTAACTAAATTACGCACCGGTCGGGCTCACCCAAGTTTATTAGAACACATAAAAGTTTCTTATTATGGTTCGGAAACGCCCTTAAGTCAGGTGGCTAATATTGCAATTGAAAATTCTAGAACACTTGCGGTTACTACCTGGGAAAAAGACATGATCGGGGTGGTTGAAAAAGCGATACGGACGTCTGACTTAGGGCTCAATCCCGCGACAGCTGGAACAGTAATCCGAGTTCCTCTGCCTCCTTTAAATGAAGAAAGACGCCGCGATCTCGTAAAAGTCATCAGAGAGCTTGCAGAAGAAGCAAGGGTTGCAATACGCAATATTAGACGCGATGCGAATCAAATGTTAAAAGATCTCCTTAAAGAAAAAGCAATTACCGAAGACGATGAACGCAGAGGCGAAGTTCTTATTCAAAAAATCACTGACAAGCATGTGGGTGATATAGATAAGATTATTGCATCGAAAGAAGCTGATCTGATGGCTATCTAA
- a CDS encoding isoprenyl transferase, with protein sequence MNKLPKHVAIVMDGNGRWAQKKCLPRVAGHEAGAESVKQIVKTCSEKEIGILTLFAFSSENWRRPPEEVEHLMNLFLQTLRQETENLHKNNIRLRVIGDCKRFNDELREQIHISQTMTEQNTGLTLVIAANYSGRWDIVNATHSIAKEVVEGKIQLQDITPELFQNYVCLNNLPEPDLFIRTSGEQRISNFMLWQFAYTELYFSDVLWPDFKEKEFQDALNFYASRERRFGLISEQLSKELLDA encoded by the coding sequence ATGAATAAATTGCCAAAACATGTGGCAATTGTAATGGATGGTAATGGTCGTTGGGCACAAAAAAAGTGTTTACCGCGCGTTGCTGGGCATGAAGCAGGTGCTGAATCTGTTAAACAAATTGTGAAAACCTGTTCTGAAAAAGAGATTGGGATTCTAACGCTTTTTGCTTTCAGTAGTGAAAATTGGCGACGCCCTCCGGAAGAAGTCGAACATCTAATGAATCTTTTTTTGCAGACACTGCGCCAAGAAACTGAAAATTTACACAAAAATAATATACGCCTTCGCGTTATTGGCGACTGTAAGCGTTTCAATGATGAGCTGCGAGAACAAATTCATATTTCTCAAACCATGACCGAACAGAATACGGGCTTAACCTTGGTGATTGCCGCCAATTACAGTGGCCGCTGGGATATCGTTAATGCCACTCATTCCATTGCAAAAGAAGTGGTGGAAGGTAAGATTCAATTACAAGACATTACGCCTGAGCTTTTTCAAAACTATGTTTGTTTGAATAATTTGCCGGAACCCGATCTTTTTATCCGCACCAGTGGCGAACAAAGAATAAGTAATTTTATGCTCTGGCAATTTGCCTACACCGAGCTCTATTTTAGTGATGTTCTTTGGCCGGACTTCAAAGAAAAAGAATTTCAAGATGCACTAAATTTTTATGCCTCCCGGGAACGCCGATTTGGTCTTATAAGCGAACAGCTATCAAAGGAACTCTTAGATGCTTAA
- a CDS encoding phosphatidate cytidylyltransferase — MLKPRIFTALILIPIVIAAVFFMPPLTFFSLALLVILLAGWEWSILAELPNLTLRIGFLVLLAAVLVLSVFVPLYVIISLAVVWWLIAITLLAIYPRGKERWGNSIWIRSLIGFLVLTPCWVGLIILQGFSPIVLMYCLILIWGADTAAYFAGKKWGQHKLAPAISPGKTYEGFIGGLIAAAVIAGVGFWVLRIPSDRGLLFFIVSVIGGGLISVIGDLFESMMKRQSHIKDSGSILPGHGGLLDRIDSMTTAIPFFALFFPYLFN; from the coding sequence ATGCTTAAACCTAGAATTTTTACAGCATTAATTTTGATTCCGATTGTTATTGCTGCCGTATTTTTCATGCCGCCGTTAACTTTTTTTTCATTAGCCTTATTGGTTATTTTATTAGCGGGTTGGGAATGGTCCATCCTGGCAGAACTCCCTAACTTGACTTTGAGAATCGGCTTTCTTGTATTGTTAGCGGCCGTCTTAGTGCTCTCGGTGTTCGTGCCACTCTATGTCATTATTTCACTCGCGGTTGTATGGTGGCTAATTGCCATTACGCTTCTGGCGATTTACCCTCGAGGCAAGGAACGGTGGGGCAACAGTATATGGATTCGTAGTCTCATAGGTTTTTTAGTTTTGACACCCTGTTGGGTTGGACTCATTATTCTACAAGGTTTTAGTCCTATAGTTTTGATGTATTGCCTGATCTTAATTTGGGGCGCTGATACTGCAGCTTACTTCGCCGGAAAAAAATGGGGGCAGCATAAACTGGCCCCGGCTATCAGTCCTGGAAAAACCTACGAAGGTTTTATTGGGGGCTTGATCGCCGCTGCAGTTATTGCAGGAGTTGGCTTTTGGGTTTTACGCATTCCTTCTGATCGGGGATTATTATTTTTCATTGTGAGTGTGATCGGCGGTGGACTGATTAGTGTGATCGGCGATTTATTTGAGAGCATGATGAAGCGTCAATCCCATATTAAGGATAGTGGTTCGATATTACCAGGCCATGGAGGGTTATTAGATAGAATCGATAGCATGACCACCGCAATTCCTTTTTTTGCTTTATTTTTTCCTTATCTTTTTAATTAA
- a CDS encoding 1-deoxy-D-xylulose-5-phosphate reductoisomerase yields the protein MKLNKRITILGSTGSIGKSTLNLLGVHPDKFEVFALTAKSKIDVLSTQCQQFNPNFAVVESEYHANQLQQKLAGAKLRTKILHGAAALQEVASAAEVDYVMASIVGAAGLLPTLAAARAGKRILLANKEALVMSGALFMKTIAEFGAELLPVDSEHNALFQCMPPGYKTGDTAANVDKIVLTASGGPFRSLPLEKFGSITPEQAIAHPNWSMGAKISVDSATMMNKGCEVIEAFWLFNLKMAQIDVIIHPQSIIHSMVCYKDGSMLAQLGSPDMQIPIAATLAWPDRINAPVKKLDLVDIGKLTFESVDATRFPALGLAYAAIQAGGTASTVLNAANEVAVEAFLARRLTFSAIVPLVNEVLERTNIEPASSYDVILEADRRARELANENMSAMTD from the coding sequence CTGAAATTGAATAAACGTATTACTATATTAGGCTCCACGGGTTCCATCGGTAAAAGCACATTAAATCTCTTAGGAGTTCATCCTGATAAGTTTGAAGTATTCGCTTTAACCGCCAAATCAAAAATCGACGTGCTATCGACACAATGTCAACAGTTCAATCCTAATTTCGCCGTGGTCGAGTCTGAGTATCATGCCAACCAACTGCAGCAAAAACTTGCGGGTGCCAAACTAAGAACGAAGATTTTACACGGCGCTGCAGCTTTACAGGAGGTCGCTTCGGCAGCAGAAGTAGATTATGTTATGGCGAGTATTGTAGGTGCCGCAGGCTTGCTACCGACCTTAGCTGCCGCAAGAGCAGGCAAACGTATTCTATTGGCGAATAAAGAAGCGCTAGTGATGTCGGGCGCATTATTTATGAAAACGATCGCTGAATTTGGTGCGGAATTACTGCCGGTAGATAGTGAACATAATGCCCTTTTTCAGTGCATGCCTCCTGGTTATAAAACAGGGGACACAGCAGCCAATGTCGATAAAATCGTGTTGACGGCTTCTGGAGGACCTTTTCGGTCGTTGCCCCTTGAAAAATTTGGCAGTATCACTCCTGAGCAAGCAATTGCGCATCCCAATTGGAGTATGGGCGCAAAAATTTCCGTTGATTCTGCAACCATGATGAATAAAGGATGTGAAGTCATTGAAGCTTTTTGGCTGTTTAATCTGAAAATGGCTCAGATAGACGTCATTATTCATCCTCAAAGTATTATCCATTCCATGGTTTGTTATAAAGATGGGTCCATGTTAGCGCAGCTGGGATCGCCTGATATGCAAATTCCTATTGCGGCTACGCTTGCTTGGCCAGACAGAATAAATGCTCCCGTCAAAAAATTAGATCTGGTAGACATTGGCAAATTGACGTTTGAGTCTGTTGACGCTACGCGCTTCCCTGCGCTCGGTCTTGCCTACGCAGCCATCCAGGCGGGTGGCACAGCGAGTACCGTCTTGAATGCGGCTAACGAAGTCGCTGTTGAGGCATTCTTAGCCAGGCGTCTCACGTTTAGCGCAATTGTGCCGCTGGTTAATGAGGTTTTAGAAAGAACGAATATTGAACCTGCTAGTAGTTATGATGTTATCCTAGAGGCTGACCGCAGGGCACGAGAATTGGCGAATGAAAATATGAGTGCGATGACTGATTAG